In the genome of bacterium, the window CTCGGACATCAGCGTCAGCTTGGACTGGAAGTCGTCGCCCGCGGGGATGCAAGTGGGGTGGATCTGCGTGTAGCAGGGGTTGGCGAAGAGGGCGCCACGCCGGTGTGCCCGCCAAGCCGCGGTGACGTTGCACATCTTGGCGTTCGTCGAGAGGAAGTAGACGTTGCTGTAGCCGCCGGTGGCCAGGATGACGGCGTCGCCGGCGTGGGCGGTCACCTCGCCGGACAGCAGATCCCGCACCACGATGCCGACCGCCCGCCCTTCGGCGACCACCAGGTCGAGCATCTCGGCCCGGGTGTGCAGGTTGACGGTGCCCGCCGCCACCTGCCGCATCAACGCCGAATAGGCGCCGAGAAGGAGCTGCTGGCCGGTCTGGCCGCGGGCGTAGAAGGTGCGGGACACCTGCGCGCCGCCGAAGGAGCGGTTGTCCAGCAGGCCGCCGTACTCGCGGGCGAAGGGAACGCCGGCCGCGACGCACTGGTCGATGATCGCCAGTGACGTCTCGGCGAGGCGGTACACGTTGGCCTCGCGGCTGCGGTAGTCGCCGCCCTTGATGGTGTCGTAGAACAGGCGGAAGACGCTGTCGCCGTCGTTCTTGTAGTTCTTGGCCGCATTGATGCCACCCTGGGCGGCGATGGAGTGCGCCCGGCGTGGCGAGTCGTGGTAGGTGAAGGCCTTGACCCGGTAGCCCAACTCGCCGAGGGAGGCCGCCGCCGCCGCCCCGGCCAGGCCGGTGCCCACCACGATGACGGTGAAACGGCGCTTGTTGTTGGGGTTGACGAGGCGCAGGGCGAACTTGTGGTCCGTCCAGGCGTCCTCCAGGGGCCCTTCGGGCAGCCGTGCGTCCAGGCTCCCGTTCATGGCGCGCCTCCCGCGGCGGTCCGGCGGCGGTCCGGCCGGGGCTGCCGGTGGCGCTCCGGCGGCCTAGAATGGCCGCCTACGTCGCCCCCGGCATCCCCGCCCTCGATTGCGGGCGTCAGTCCTCTGGGGCTGTGATATCTGACGTCGGTCATGACTCGGCTCCGGCGTGGTCGATTTGCTGTTGCCGTTCCCGCACGACGGAGCGCCCGCCGTCGTCGATCACGCCGGCCTGCACCAGGATCGGGAAGCTGAGGTTGCCGACGAGGATCACCGCGGCGAAGGCTTGGGCGAACCTGCGCCGCAGCGGGTTCCAGCGCGGGCTGTTGATGCCGAGACTCTGGAACATGCTCCAGGCGCCGTGGTAGATGTGCACCGCCAACGCCACGTTGGCGACGATGTACCAGATGGCGACGGGCAGGTTGGAGAGGCTCGCCACCACGTTGTGGTACGGGTCGCCGCGGATGTAGTCGGGGTTGAAGTGGCCCCAGGTCAGGTCGGCCAGGTGGTACACGACGAACAGGCCGGCAAGGGGACCGGTCCAGCGCATCGTGCGCGAGGCGTAGTCGGCGGCGATGTAGTCGCGGCCCCCGGCGTAGCGCCGGTCGGCCGACCGGCTCATCCGGGTGAGGCTGTAGGCCGAGTGGATGTGCAGCGCGAAGGCGGCGATGAGGCCGAAGCGCAGGGCCCAAAGCACCCAGGTCCGGGGGATGACCTCGGTGCCGAGATCGCGCAGGGTCTCGGCGTACTCGTGGGTCTCCCACGGGCCCTCGTAGAGATGCAGGTTGCCGAGCATGTGCACCAGCACGAACCCCAGCAGGGCGAGACCGGTCAGCGCCATCACCCACTTCTTGCCCACCGCCGACTGGTAGAGGTTCAGCGGCCACGGGAGTTCCCGGCGCGCTGACCGCCGGGATTGCCGGCTCGCTGGCTTCTCGGCAGTCGGCGTCGGGGTGGCTGAACTCAGCGTGCTGCTCCTGCGTGCGGTCGCGGGGCGGATCCGGGGGACCGGCGACTCGGTGGGGCTCTGCGGGTCGTACGTTACCGGCGAGAACCCCCGTCGCCGGGAAACCCCGGAAAATCCCCGCTCCCGCACTTGATTTTGGCCGAGACGCCCGGCATACTCTCTATGACACGCTTGTAATTACACAGGTGTGAATAGACCTGTGGACAACACAGGTGCCAACAGGTGCTCGGACGGCTGTCGAAGGCAACCACGCCGGGGGTCCCCCTGGGTCCGAGACTCCAAGGATCGAGAGGATGTCCGGATGTTCACCCAGGAGATGCGAGTCCAAGATCCGTGGAAGCAGTACGCCAACTGCCTCGGGGTGGATCCCGATCTGTTCTTTCCCGAACGCGGGGCTTCCACCAAGGAGGCCAAGCGGGTCTGCGGTGCATGCGTTGTGCGCACGGAGTGCCTCGAGTACGCCCTCGAGAACGGCGAGAAGTTCGGAATCTGGGGCGGCATGAGCGAGCGGGAGCGCCGTCGCGTGCGCCGCGAGCGGGCCCTGGCACGGCGGCAGGCGAGCGAGTCCGCCACGGCCTGAGGGACCTCCGGTCGGCGAGCGGTTCTGGCCCGCTGCCGGTCTCCGCGAGCGCGGCGTCGCCTCATCCTCGACGGCGCCGGTAGGTCGGCAGACTATTTTCGC includes:
- a CDS encoding succinate dehydrogenase cytochrome b subunit; translation: MGKKWVMALTGLALLGFVLVHMLGNLHLYEGPWETHEYAETLRDLGTEVIPRTWVLWALRFGLIAAFALHIHSAYSLTRMSRSADRRYAGGRDYIAADYASRTMRWTGPLAGLFVVYHLADLTWGHFNPDYIRGDPYHNVVASLSNLPVAIWYIVANVALAVHIYHGAWSMFQSLGINSPRWNPLRRRFAQAFAAVILVGNLSFPILVQAGVIDDGGRSVVRERQQQIDHAGAES
- a CDS encoding WhiB family transcriptional regulator; the encoded protein is MRVQDPWKQYANCLGVDPDLFFPERGASTKEAKRVCGACVVRTECLEYALENGEKFGIWGGMSERERRRVRRERALARRQASESATA